One stretch of Streptomyces sp. NBC_01363 DNA includes these proteins:
- a CDS encoding NUDIX domain-containing protein, whose product MATPDFIREIRATAGQQLLLLPGVTAVVFDDEGRVLLGRRSDTGKWSVIGGICEPGEQPAATAEREVYEETAVRCVAERVVLTQALEPVQYANGDRCQYLDVTFRCRATGGEARVNDDESLDVGWFPVDALPPLNEFALFRIKQSMTDEPTWFEPTAQQ is encoded by the coding sequence ATGGCTACTCCTGATTTCATCCGCGAGATCCGCGCAACCGCAGGTCAACAACTGCTCCTGTTGCCCGGGGTCACCGCCGTCGTCTTCGACGACGAGGGCAGAGTGCTGCTCGGCCGCCGTTCCGACACCGGCAAATGGTCGGTCATCGGCGGCATCTGCGAGCCGGGCGAGCAGCCGGCGGCGACGGCGGAGCGCGAGGTGTACGAAGAGACCGCAGTGCGTTGCGTGGCGGAGCGTGTGGTGCTCACACAGGCTTTGGAGCCCGTGCAGTACGCGAACGGCGACCGCTGCCAGTACCTCGACGTCACCTTCCGCTGCCGGGCGACCGGCGGCGAGGCACGCGTCAACGACGACGAGTCGCTGGACGTGGGCTGGTTCCCGGTGGACGCGCTGCCGCCGCTGAACGAGTTCGCGCTCTTCAGGATCAAGCAGTCCATGACCGATGAACCCACCTGGTTCGAACCCACCGCCCAGCAGTAA
- a CDS encoding MFS transporter, which yields MAASASAPPTTRSLKRIVAASLIGTTIEWYDFFLYGSAAALVFNKLFFPESDPLVGTLLSFLTYAVGFAARPLGALVFGHYGDRLGRKKLLVLSLLMMGGATFAIGLLPTHATVGAAAPVLLTVLRLVQGFALGGEWGGAVLLVSEHGDAERRGFWASWPQTGAPAGQLLATGVLSALTALMSESAFGAWGWRIPFLLSGVLVVIGLWIRLSVDESPVFKAALAQAEERRSAAGTTEKMPLVAVLRHHWRDVLIAMGARMAENISYYVITAFVLVYATTAADLSKQTALNAVLIASAVHFAVIPMWGALSDRVGRKPVYLVGAIGVGLWTFPFFALIDTRNFGSVLLAVTVGLIFHGAMYAPQAAFFSEMFATRVRYSGASIGAQFSSVAAGAPAPLIATALLADFHSSTPISLYVIAAALITLLAVGCARETRHRDLTDIDGSTAAPDASGALPADARTV from the coding sequence ATGGCTGCCTCGGCATCCGCCCCGCCTACCACCCGCTCGCTCAAACGCATCGTCGCCGCAAGTCTCATCGGCACCACCATCGAGTGGTACGACTTCTTCCTGTACGGGTCAGCCGCCGCGCTGGTCTTCAACAAGCTGTTCTTCCCCGAGTCCGACCCGCTCGTCGGCACGCTGCTGTCCTTCCTCACGTACGCGGTCGGCTTCGCCGCCCGGCCGCTCGGTGCCCTGGTGTTCGGGCACTACGGCGACCGGCTCGGCCGCAAGAAGCTGCTGGTGCTCAGTCTGCTGATGATGGGCGGAGCGACGTTCGCCATCGGACTGCTGCCGACGCATGCCACGGTCGGGGCCGCCGCCCCCGTGCTGCTCACCGTCCTGCGGCTGGTGCAGGGCTTCGCGCTCGGGGGTGAGTGGGGCGGGGCCGTGCTGCTGGTGTCGGAGCACGGGGACGCCGAGCGGCGCGGTTTCTGGGCCTCCTGGCCGCAGACGGGTGCGCCGGCCGGGCAGCTGCTCGCCACCGGGGTGCTGTCCGCGCTCACCGCGCTGATGTCGGAATCCGCCTTCGGGGCGTGGGGCTGGCGCATCCCGTTCCTGCTCTCCGGTGTCCTGGTGGTCATCGGTCTGTGGATTCGTCTCTCCGTCGACGAGTCACCGGTCTTCAAGGCCGCGCTGGCGCAGGCCGAGGAGCGCAGGTCCGCGGCCGGGACGACGGAGAAGATGCCGCTCGTCGCCGTGCTGCGGCATCACTGGCGCGATGTGCTGATCGCCATGGGCGCCAGGATGGCGGAGAACATCAGCTACTACGTCATCACGGCGTTCGTGCTCGTCTACGCGACCACGGCGGCGGACCTGAGCAAGCAGACGGCGCTCAACGCGGTACTCATCGCCTCGGCCGTCCACTTCGCGGTCATCCCGATGTGGGGCGCGCTGTCGGACCGGGTCGGGCGCAAGCCGGTCTATCTGGTCGGCGCGATCGGTGTCGGGCTGTGGACGTTCCCGTTCTTCGCGCTGATCGACACGCGGAACTTCGGAAGCGTGCTGCTAGCCGTCACGGTCGGGCTCATCTTCCACGGGGCGATGTACGCACCGCAAGCGGCCTTCTTCTCGGAGATGTTCGCGACCCGGGTGCGGTACTCGGGCGCGTCGATCGGGGCGCAGTTCTCCTCGGTCGCGGCCGGTGCTCCGGCGCCGCTCATCGCCACCGCGCTGCTCGCGGACTTCCACAGCTCGACGCCCATCTCGCTGTACGTCATCGCCGCGGCGCTCATCACCCTGCTGGCGGTCGGCTGCGCCAGGGAGACCCGGCACCGGGACCTCACGGACATCGACGGAAGCACAGCCGCCCCGGACGCGTCCGGGGCACTGCCGGCGGACGCCCGTACCGTCTGA